One region of Mustela erminea isolate mMusErm1 unplaced genomic scaffold, mMusErm1.Pri scaffold_49_arrow_ctg1, whole genome shotgun sequence genomic DNA includes:
- the SLC2A1 gene encoding solute carrier family 2, facilitated glucose transporter member 1 isoform X2, whose amino-acid sequence MEPSSKKLTGRLMLAVGGAVLGSLQFGYNTGVINAPQKVIEEFYNQTWFHRYGESISSATLTTLWSLSVAIFSVGGMIGSFSVGLFVNRFGRRNSMLMMNLLAFVSSVLMGFSKLSKSFEMLILGRFIIGVYCGLTTGFVPMYVGEVSPTALRGALGTLHQLGIVVGILIAQVFGLDSIMGNEDLWPLLLSVIFIPALVQCVLLPFCPESPRFLLINRNEENRAKSVLKKLRGTADVTRDLQEMKEESRQMMREKKVTILELFRSPAYRQPILIAVVLQLSQQLSGINAVFYYSTSIFEKAGVQQPVYATIGSGIVNTAFTVVSLFVVERAGRRTLHLIGLAGMAGCAVLMTIALALLEQLPWMSYLSIVAIFGFVAFFEVGPGPIPWFIVAELFSQGPRPAAIAVAGFSNWTSNFIVGMCFQYVEQLCGPYVFIIFTVLLVLFFIFTYFKVPETKGRTFDEIASGFRQGGASQSDKTPEELFHPLGADSQV is encoded by the exons GTGATTGAGGAGTTCTACAACCAGACATGGTTCCACCGCTATGGGGAGAGCATCTCGTCGGCCACACTCACCACCCTGTGGTCCCTCTCTGTGGCCATTTTCTCTGTAGGAGGCATGATTGGCTCCTTCTCTGTGGGCCTTTTTGTTAACCGCTTTGGCAG GCGGAACTCCATGCTGATGATGAACCTGCTGGCCTTTGTGTCCTCTGTGCTCATGGGCTTCTCGAAACTGAGCAAGTCCTTTGAGATGCTCATCCTGGGCCGCTTCATCATTGGTGTGTACTGTGGCCTGACCACAGGCTTCGTGCCCATGTATGTGGGGGAGGTGTCCCCTACGGCCCTCCGCGGGGCCCTGGGCACCCTGCACCAGCTGGGCATCGTCGTCGGCATCCTGATTGCCCAG GTGTTCGGCCTGGACTCCATCATGGGCAACGAGGACCTGTGGCCCCTGCTGCTGAGCGTCATCTTCATCCCAGCCCTGGTGCAGTGCGTCCTGCTTCCCTTCTGCCCCGAGAGCCCCCGCTTCCTGCTCATCAACCGCAACGAGGAGAACCGGGCCAAGAGTG tgcTGAAGAAGCTGCGCGGGACGGCTGATGTGACCCGCGACCTGCAGGAGATGAAGGAGGAGAGTCGGCAGATGATGCGGGAGAAGAAGGTCACCATCCTGGAGCTGTTCCGCTCGCCCGCCTACCGCCAGCCCATCCTCATCGCCGTGGTGCTGCAGCTGTCCCAGCAGCTGTCGGGCATCAATGCT GTGTTTTATTACTCCACGAGCATCTTCGAGAAGGCGGGGGTGCAGCAGCCTGTGTATGCCACCATCGGCTCCGGCATCGTCAACACAGCCTTCACTGTCGTGTCG CTGTTCGTGGTGGAGCGAGCTGGCCGGCGGACCCTGCACCTCATCGGCCTGGCCGGCATGGCGGGCTGTGCCGTGCTCATGACCATCGCGCTGGCGTTGCTG GAACAGCTGCCCTGGATGTCCTATCTCAGCATCGTGGCCATCTTTGGCTTTGTGGCCTTCTTTGAAGTAGGCCCTGGCCCCATCCCGTGGTTCATTGTGGCTGAACTCTTCAGCCAGGGTCCTCGCCCAGCTGCCATTGCTGTTGCTGGCTTCTCCAACTGGACCTCAAATTTCATTGTGGGCATGTGCTTTCAGTATGTCGAG CAACTGTGTGGGCCGTATGTCTTCATCATCTTCACTGTGCTCCTGgttctcttcttcatcttcacCTACTTCAAAGTTCCTGAGACGAAAGGCCGGACCTTTGACGAGATTGCTTCTGGTTTCCGGCAGGGGGGAGCCAGCCAAAGTGACAAGACGCCCGAGGAGCTCTTCCACCCCCTGGGGGCTGATTCCCAAGTGTGA